CCGCGACCAGCAGGCGATGCCGCGCGCGGCTGCCGGTGCCGAGCAGGCCGACCCTTTGCGCATCGGCCAGCGCCATCACCGCGCGCGGCGCCAGCGCGATCAGGTCGCCGCCACTGGGTTGCTGGCCGAGTTCACCCGCGATTGCGAGCTCCATGCCGCCGACCTGCACGCGATCGCCGACTTTGAGTTGCAGCGACACCAGCGCTCGGTGGTCGAGATAAATCGAACCCGCAGGCGGCGCGTGCGTGACGCGGTCCGGAGCGACGATCAATTTCCCGCGCAGCGGCCACGCGCCATCGCCGGCCGTGACCGACAGCAATTGGCTGCGGTCGCCGGCGAACGCGACGCTGGGAAAATCAGCCAGCATGCTCGTCTGCAGCCCGCGTGTTTGCGCGCGTTGCACGAAGGTCGCCGGCAACGGCGTCGCCGCATCGATGCCGAGGTCGCCGCCGATCAATTCCGCCGCGCTCATCAGCACCGCGCGCTGCACGCGCGCGGCCAGCGTGCCGACCGCGCCCAGCGCGATCACCGACAGCAGCAACGCCGCGATGAGCGTGCGCAGTTCCGGCAGGCGCCATTCGCGCCGCAGCGTGCGCCAGGCGTGGCGTGAACCGATCACGCGTGCGCCCGCAGGCGGCCGTCCACGAGATCGAATACCCGCGCGCAGCGCGCCGCCATCGCGGGATCGTGCGTGACGATCACCAGCGTGGTGTGGTGTTCGCGGTTGAGCGCGAACAACAGGTCGGCGATCGCGTCCCGCGAATGATGATCGAGGTTGCCGGTGGGTTCGTCCGCGAACAGGATGCTTGGTGAGTGCACGAAGGCGCGCGCAATCGCGACGCGCTGCTGTTCGCCGCCGGACAACTGATATGGGTAATGTGCGCCGCGTTCGGCGAGGCCCACCGCCGCCAGTGCCGCGCGTGCACGCACCGACGCATCGGCGGTGCCGTCGAGTTCCAGCGGCAGCAACACGTTTTCTTCGGCGGTCAGCGCGGGCAGCAAATGGAACGACTGGAACACGAAGCCGACCAGCTTCAAACGCAAGCGCGCGCGCGCTTCCTCGTCCATGGTTTCGAGTGAGTGGCCGCCCAGACGCACGCTGCCGTGGCTTGGCAGGTCCAATCCGGCCAGCAACCCGAGCAGCGTGGTCTTGCCCGAACCCGAGGCGCCGGTGATCGCCACGGTTTCCCCGGCATTCACTTCCAGGCTGACATCGTCAAGAATGCCGAGGCGGCCGGCCGGTCCTTCGACGTGCTTGCCCAAACCCGTCGCGGAAATCAATGCCATGTCTGTCCGGTTGCCGTCGTGCATCCTGCTGTCATCCATCGTGTTGTGCCTGCTGTTGCCGCTGCGCGTGTCGGCGGCGGCCGCGCCGCGCACGATCCTGTTGCTGGGGGATTCGCTGTCGGCCGCCCACAATATCGAATTGCAGGCGGCGTGGCCCGCGTTGCTGGAGAAACGTCTGGCCGATATGCGTCCGCCGTGGCAGCTCGTCAATGCCAGCATCAGCGGCGAGACCACGTCGTCCGGATTGACGCGCCTGCCGGGTTTGCTCAAGCAATACCATCCCGCGCTGGTGATCCTGGAACTGGGCGCCAACGACGGCTTGCGCGGCCTGCCGCTCGCGGAAATCAGCGCCAACCTTGCGGCGCTGATTGCGCAGTGCCGCGATGCAGGTGCCAAGGTCTTGCTGCTCGGCATCGAATTGCCGGTGAACTACGGCCCGCGTTATCGCGACGGCTTGCGTGGGATTTATGCCGATCTCGCGCGGCAGGACCGTACCGGACTTGTGCCGTTCCTGTTGCAGGGCATCGCGCTCGATCCCGCGTTGATGCAGCCCGATGGCCTGCATCCCGTCGCCGCCGCGCAAGCGCGCGTGCTCGGCAACGTGTGGGCGGCACTGGCGCCGATGATCGGTGCTGCGCCGAAGGTAAAACCAGAGCACCGCCAGCAACACCCGAGAGTGTCTGCTTTGGCCCCCTCTCCCCCAACAGTTTCATCGTTGGGGGAGAGGGCTGGGGTGAGGGGGTAAACACGAGCACAAACCCTGGGCCATCAAAGTTACGGTGTGTTCGCCCCCTCACCCAACCCTCTCCCCCGAGCAAAACGGCTGCTCGGGGGAGAGGGCTTGAACGTCAGTTTCCCAGCGCCTCGAGGAACCCCCGCCGCCACGCGCCGATGTCGTGTTTCGAAATGTGTTCGAACATCGCGGCCCAGCGTTCGCGGCGTTCTTCCAGCGGCATCGTCAATCCCTGTTCGATGCCTTCGACCAGCCCTTCGGGATCGTAGGGATTCACCAGCACGGCCTGCGGCAATTCGCCCGCGGCGCCGGCGAAGCGCGACAGCACCAGCGCGCC
The genomic region above belongs to Rhodanobacteraceae bacterium and contains:
- a CDS encoding Arylesterase precursor, yielding MLCLLLPLRVSAAAAPRTILLLGDSLSAAHNIELQAAWPALLEKRLADMRPPWQLVNASISGETTSSGLTRLPGLLKQYHPALVILELGANDGLRGLPLAEISANLAALIAQCRDAGAKVLLLGIELPVNYGPRYRDGLRGIYADLARQDRTGLVPFLLQGIALDPALMQPDGLHPVAAAQARVLGNVWAALAPMIGAAPKVKPEHRQQHPRVSALAPSPPTVSSLGERAGVRG
- a CDS encoding ABC-type antimicrobial peptide transport system, ATPase component, with the translated sequence MALISATGLGKHVEGPAGRLGILDDVSLEVNAGETVAITGASGSGKTTLLGLLAGLDLPSHGSVRLGGHSLETMDEEARARLRLKLVGFVFQSFHLLPALTAEENVLLPLELDGTADASVRARAALAAVGLAERGAHYPYQLSGGEQQRVAIARAFVHSPSILFADEPTGNLDHHSRDAIADLLFALNREHHTTLVIVTHDPAMAARCARVFDLVDGRLRAHA